The genomic segment CGGCACCGCCCGGTCCTTTGACGCCTTCCGGTCCGCCCGGTCCTCCGACGCCTCCCGGTCCGCCCGCGCAGCCCGGTGTTCCGGCACCGCCCGGTCCGCCCGGTCCGCCCGCCCCGCCGGGTCCGCGCGGTGACGTGCACCATGCCGAGACGGTGTTCGCCGCGCCGCCGGTCGGTCCTCCGGTCGGCGGCATGCCCGGCGTCCCGGTGGGGCCTCCCGGCCCGCCGCCCCCCGTCGCGGGGGTGCCGGGGCCCGGGGTCGTACCCCCGCCGCCGCCCGCCTACGGCTACCCGCAACAGCCCGCCCAGCCGCCGACCGTGGGACCCGGCTACCAGGCGGTGCTGCGGTACCGCGCGCCCGACGGCAGTGAGCAGCAGCTCATCCGGCGTTCGGCGCCGGGCACTCCGCACCCGGAGTGGCAGATGCTCTACGAGCTGCGGGGCATGAACGTGCCGCCCCAGCAGGTCATCGAGCTCCACACCGAGCTGGAGTCCTGCGAGCTGCCCGGCGGCTACTGCGCGCGGATGATCCGCGAGATGTGGCCGCAGGTACGGATCACCAGCGTCGCCCCGTACGGCACCGACCACGCGAGCCGTCAGCAGGGCATGCGGCACCTCCTCACCCACCAGGGCGAGCTGCACCAGGTGGCGGACGGCCCGGCGCGGCCCGCCCCGGTGCGTGCGCCGCTGCCGCCCGTACAGCCCGCGCCGCCGGTCGGGCCGGAAGGGGTGGCGGAGGAGCTGCTCCAGGCGTTCGGTCCGCAGGGCGTGCTCCGCTTCGACGAGCGGGCCGTGTCCCGGCAGGGTGTGCCGGAGACGGTGGGCCGGACCCTGGTCTGGGCGGGGCTGCCCGCCGATTTCGGGCCGTTCTTCTGGGCCCAGCCCGGCCAGCCGGTCGTGCCGACCCTCGCCGAGCTGGCCGCGCAGCGCCAGGTGCGGCCCGCGCCGGACGCGGGGGCGTACCTGGTGATGGGTACGGACTTCGGCCGGGCGATCTGCGTCCAGTACGGCACGGCGAACATCGTCGCCGTGCCCGTGGAGGCCGGTCCGGGCGGGCAGTCGGTGCTGCCGCAGTTCGTGAACACGGGGCTCCCCGAGTTCGTCCGGTGCATGGCCCTGCTCGGGCGGATGTGGCGGCTGCGGTACGGGCTGAACCCGGAGCAGGCCGGCCGCTGGACCGTCGACTTCCAGGCGGCCCTGGCGGCGCTGGACCCGGCGGCGCTGGCCTCGCCGGAGAGCTGGTGGTCGGTGCTGCTGGAACAGATGTGGGATGGCCTGATCTGATCGCACGATCCACCGCCTGATCCGGCGGTGTGATCCGACGCCTGAGCCGATGGCTCGATCCGATGGCTCGATCAGGTGCCCTGCCGGCGCCGAGGCGCCCGCCCTCTCGAACTCTCCGTTCGAAGGGGCGGGCGCTTTCGCGTGTCCGGCCCGGTGCGGCCGGGTATTCCTTGGGGGTGTTTGCGGTGGGCGTTCGCGGACGCCGCCGGGCTGTGACGCCGGTCGCTTCCGTCCGGAAAGCGGCTGATCGATTCCGACTTCCGGCTCAATTGCCGCATCCTTGACCTCAGGATCGATGGCGGCGTGCGGAAGAGAGGGCTTCAGGGATGAGTGCTGCACCGGTGTCCGGACATGGCTTCGTGGGGGGACGAGGACGTGGCTACCGCCCGGAGCAGGTGGATCGTTTCGTCGCCGCACTCTCGGCGGAGCGGGACGCGGCCCTGGACGAGCTCTCCCGGCTGACCGCCCGCGCGGAGGAGCTGGCGGCCGAGTCGGCCCGGCTGACCGAGCAGGTCGCGGGCCTCGCCCCGCAGACGTACCAGGAGCTGAGCGAGCGCGCCCGGTCCATCCTCGCCCTCACCGAGGAGGAGGCGACCGAGTCCGGCGCGGCCGCCCAGGAGGCCGCACAGGCGGTACGGGACGCGGCCGAGGCCGCCGGGCGCGAGGCGCGGGACGCCGCCCGCGCGTACGCCGGGAAGGTGCGGGCCCAGGCCGGGGAGGACGCCGAACGCGTCCTCGCCGAGGCCCGCCGGGCGGCGGCGGACCTCCTCGCGCAGGCGGGCGATGACGCCGCGCGGATCCGTGCGGAGGGTGAGGAGCTGATGGCCCAGACCCGGGCCCGTACGTCCAGCGTCCTCACGCACCAGGAGCAGGAGCACGCCGAGCGCCACAAGGCCGCAGAGGCCGAACTGCTCGCACATGAAACACAATTGACGGAGCGTCACGACGGATTGATGGCCCGCGCGGACGCCGTCCTCGCGGCGGCGCGGCGCGGGCGCACGGAGGCCGAGGAGGCCGCGCGGCACGGCCAGGAGGACGCGGAGGCCCGCGCCGCCGAACTCTTCTCGGAGGCCCGCGTGCGCGAGGAGCGGGTGGTCCGCGAGACCGAACGCATACTGCGTGAACACGAGGTGAGCCGCGACGAGTTGCACGCCCGCATGACGCACGTACGCAATTCGCTCGCCGCGCTCACGGGGCGGGTGACGGCTCCGCCGCCGGAGGGATGAGGGGAAGGCGGGTCCGGCGGGCGGCCCCCGTGGGGCAGGGCGTCCGAAGGGCCCGGGTCATAGGATGGTCGTCGTGACCGACGAGACTCAGCAGCAGACAGCGCCCACCTCCGAACTGCCGACCCAGTACACGCCGGCCGAGGTAGAGGGGCCGCTGTACGAGCGCTGGGTGGAACGCGGGTACTTCGAGGTCGACGCGAAGAGCGAGAAGCCGCCGTACACGATCGTCATCCCGCCGCCGAACGTCACTGGATCGCTCCACCTGGGCCACGCCTTCGAGCACACGCTGATCGACGCCCTCACCCGCCGCAAGCGGATGCAGGGGTACGAGTCGCTGTGGCAGCCCGGCATGGACCACGCCGGCATCGCCACCCAGAACGTCGTCGAGCGCGAGCTCGCCAAGGAGGGCAAGTCCCGCCACGACCTGGGACGCGAAGCCTTCGTCGAGCGCGTCTGGGAGTGGAAGGCCGAGTCCGGCGGCCAGATCGCCGGCCAGATGCGACGCCTCGGTGCGGGCCTGGCCTGGAGCCGGGACCGCTTCACCATGGACGAGGGCCTGTCCCGGGCCGTCCAGACCGTCTTCAAGAAGATGTTCGACGACGGCCTGATCTACCGCGCCGAGCGCATCATCAACTGGTGCCCGCGCTGTCTGACGGCCATCTCCGACATCGAGGTCGACTACCAGGACGACGACGGTGAGCTCGTCTCCATGGAGTACGGCGAGGGGGACGACACCATCGTCGTCGCCACGACCCGTGCCGAGACGATGCTCGGCGACACCGCCGTCGCCGTCCACCCCGACGACGAGCGCTACGCCCACCTGATCGGCAAGCGGATCAAGCTGCCGTTGACCGACCGCACGATCCCGGTGGTCGCCGACACCCACGTCGACCCGGAGTTCGGCACCGGAGCCGTCAAGGTCACGCCCGCCCACGACCCGAACGACTTCGCCATCGGCCAGCGCCACGACCTCGACTCGATCGAGGTCCTGGACGAACGCGGCATCATCACGGCGCACGGCCCGTTCGAGGGACTCGACCGCTTCGAGGCCCGCTCGGCCATCGTCGCCGCCCTGCGGGCCGAGGGCCGGATCGTCGCGGAGAAGCGCCCGTACGTCCACTCCGTCGGCCACTGCTCGCGCTGCAAGACGACGCTGGAGCCCCGGCTGTCCCTCCAGTGGTGGGTGAAGGTCGAGACGCTCGCCGAGGCCGCCGGCGACGCGGTCCGCGACGGCCGCGTCGACATCCACCCCGCAGAACTCTCGCAGCGGTACTTCGACTGGGTCGACAACCTCAACGACTGGTGCATCTCACGGCAGTTGTGGTGGGGGCACCGGATTCCCGTCTGGCACGGCCCGAACGGCGAGACCGTCTGCGTCGGCCCCGACGAGCAGCCGCCGACGGGTGAGGGCTGGACGCAGGACACCGACGTTCTCGACACGTGGTTCTCGTCCGGACTGTGGCCGTTCTCCACGATGGGCTGGCCGGAGCGGACGCCCGACCTGGAGAAGTTCTACCCGAACTCCGTCCTGGTCACCGGCTACGACCTGATGTTCTTCTGGGTCGCGCGGATGATGATGTTCGGCCTGTACGCGATGGACGGCGAGGTCCCCTTCCGCACCATCGCGTTCCACGGCATGGTCCGCGACGAGTTCGGCAAGAAGATGTCGAAGTCGTTCGGGAACACGGTCAATCCGCTGGACTGGATGGACAAGTACGGCTCCGACGCGCTGCGTTTCACGCTCGCGCGGGGCGCCAACCCCGGTACGGACGTGCCGATCGGTGAGGACTGGGTCCAGGCGTCCCGCAACTTCGCCAACAAGATCTGGAACGCGACCCGGTTCGCGTTGATGAACGGCGCGACGGTCGAGGGTGAACTCCCCCCGGCGGAACAGCTGTCGGCCACCGACCGCTGGATCCTGTCCCGGCTGAACACGGTCGTGGCCGAGGCGGACGCCTACTACGACGACTACCAGTTCGCGAAACTCGCCGACTTCCTCTACCACTTCGCGTGGGACGAGGTCTTCGACTGGTACGTCGAGCTGTCCAAGACGACGTTCTTCGCGGGCGGCGACGCGGCCAAGGCCTCGGCGCGCGTGCTGGGCGAGGTCCTGGACGTGACGCTCCGGCTGCTGCACCCCATCGTCCCGTTCGTGACGGACACCCTGTGGACCACGCTCACCGGGCGCGAGTCCGTCGTGATCGCCGACTGGCCGGCGGACAGCGGATTCCGCGACGCCGGCGCCGAGGCGGAGATCGAGAGCCTCCAGCGGGTCATCACCGAGGTCCGCCGCTTCCGCTCGGACCAGGGCCTCCAGCCCGGCCAGAAGGTCCCGGCCCGCCTGGACCTGTCGGGCACGCGGCTCGCCGCCCACGAGGCCGCCATCCGCCAGCTCCTGCGCCTGCAGCCGGAAGGCGACGGCTTCAACGCCACCGCGACGCTCCCGGTCGCCGGTGCCACGGTCGCGCTCGACCTGTCCGGCACGATCGACGTCGCGGCCGAGCACAAGCGGCTGACGAAGGACCTCGCGGGGGCCGAGAAGGAGAAGGCCCAGGCGCTCGGGAAGCTCGGCAACGAGGCGTTCATCGCGAAGGCCCCGGACAACGTGGTCGAGAAGATCCGTACCCGCCTGGCGAAGGCCGAGGAGGACATCGTCCGGCTGCGGAACCAGATCGGCAACCTGCCGCCGGCGCAGTAGGCGTAGGCGTATTCGTTGTCGGAGTCGGCAGGTGGGGGAGCCCCGGACGCGTACCGTCCGGGGCTCCCCCATGCGCCGGGCCGCGTGCTGGGATCACGCGGTGGTGCCACGCGCCGGGCTCATGGGTCGCCTCATGCCGCGTGCCTCATGCCTCATGCCGCGTGCCCGCGCGCTCTGAGCCGAGCCGAACGGCACGTACGTGCCCCCCGGTTCGCGAACTCGCCGCCTGCCGTTGCGTTCTGATCACTTCCGCAGGCCCGGGGCCATCGTTGATGATGTCCGGGTGACCACCAACCGCGTCAGCGTTCTGATCTCGATCCTCGGCGTTCCTGTCAGCGTGATGCTGCTCTACGTCTCTGTTCAGGATTACCGCGCCGGGGCGTCGTCCTTCTGGATCTGGAGCAGCGCCGTGGTCCTCCTCGGCGCCCTGTACGCGCTCGTGAAGGACGTACGGCAGCTCCGCACCGGGCCGACCGCCTGACGGGCGGCTCACTCCGCGGGGCCACGACCGGCGCGAGCGTCACTCCCGACCTCGGACCGATCCGCCCGCAACCCCGGCCTCTCCTGTCTCCCCGGCCTCTCCTGCGCCCCCGGCCTCTTCCTCCTCCTGCCTCGCCTGCCTCTCCGCAGAACCAACCACCAGGGTCCAACATCCCTTTCCAGTACAGCTGTTGAGCTGCTCGGTCACGGGGAGCCCGTGGGGCCGTGAGCTCCTTCCCGGGGCGGCCGTGCCGGGTACGGTCCGTCCCGTCCCTGCGGTCCGCCTGAGTACGCCGACGTGCGTGCGGGTGCGGGCCTGACACCTACGACCTGGTCATCCCGCCACCTCGACGGCAGCCCCCTGCTGAGGCCGGGTCCGTACGCCCCAGCGGGCGAGCGGGGGCCCGGCAGCGCCCAGCGCCGCGAAGAACAACGCCAGCAGCAGCCAGCCCGTCGTGCCGAGGCCGAGCACCACCGTGGTGAGGATCGCGGGGGCGAGAGCCTGGCCGGCGCTGAAGCCGAGGCCGAAGAGACCCTGGTACTGGCCCTGGGCATGGTCGGGGGCGAGACCGAAGCCCAGGGCGAAGGCCGCCGAGGACTCCCAGACCTCCCCCAGGCTGTGGACGAAGATCGCCGCCAGGACCAGTCCCGCCGCCACCCAGACCGGGGTGAAGGCGGCCAGCGCCATCATCGGGCAGCTGACGAGGAAGAACAGCCCCGCCGTGCGGAACGCCCTGCCGCCGTCGTGCGGGGTTTCGATACGGGAGCCGATCCTGGTCTGCATCAGCACGCAGAAGGCGGCGTTGACGGCGAACAGTGCCGCCACCGTCCAGCGCGGCGCTTCGGTGTGTTCGGAGATCCAGATCGGCAGGAGCAGGGAGACCACCGGGTACTGCAGTCCCATGGCCCCGTAGAGGACGGTGAACGTCAGGAAGGGGCGGTCCGCGAAAGCGAGCCGGCGGCGTTGCTGCGGCGGTGCCGCCAGCACCGGATAACGGGGCAGGAAGAGCAGGAGCGCCGCGCACAGGGCGAAGCT from the Streptomyces sp. NBC_01335 genome contains:
- a CDS encoding cellulose-binding protein, which encodes MSAAPVSGHGFVGGRGRGYRPEQVDRFVAALSAERDAALDELSRLTARAEELAAESARLTEQVAGLAPQTYQELSERARSILALTEEEATESGAAAQEAAQAVRDAAEAAGREARDAARAYAGKVRAQAGEDAERVLAEARRAAADLLAQAGDDAARIRAEGEELMAQTRARTSSVLTHQEQEHAERHKAAEAELLAHETQLTERHDGLMARADAVLAAARRGRTEAEEAARHGQEDAEARAAELFSEARVREERVVRETERILREHEVSRDELHARMTHVRNSLAALTGRVTAPPPEG
- a CDS encoding MFS transporter, which gives rise to MIKSAPTKRMGRIRRMAGSSRPERVLIAASFTNRVGNGLFNAASALYFTQVVGLPAARVGAALTIAGVIGLCAGIPGGHLADRRGARTIMMSALAVQAMSMAALVLVESWAALTVIATVDQIAAAAGGAAWGALVVRVGGDRPALFRAKLRTFVNLGVILGTVGAGLALAADSRGAYVALILGNAASFALCAALLLFLPRYPVLAAPPQQRRRLAFADRPFLTFTVLYGAMGLQYPVVSLLLPIWISEHTEAPRWTVAALFAVNAAFCVLMQTRIGSRIETPHDGGRAFRTAGLFFLVSCPMMALAAFTPVWVAAGLVLAAIFVHSLGEVWESSAAFALGFGLAPDHAQGQYQGLFGLGFSAGQALAPAILTTVVLGLGTTGWLLLALFFAALGAAGPPLARWGVRTRPQQGAAVEVAG
- a CDS encoding SUKH-4 family immunity protein, with protein sequence MVTFAQAQERADEWVNGDVPAYQHREVRVREFDLGFVVWAEDRPEGPVSDGGRQRLVIARDSGEATLWPGLPVGEVIRRYEEEYGSPQDAAPAPRAPARIDLNQTSFLLTPPEWLQEAADKLGIPDGRREQPSDAAAGGAGGSDGAGGSGGTGEVGGGVVVSDAVPSVPSARPAPQEPEDHEPTASDGVPATGSPAAAPVPDGATPWAGTDTNRGSDDAAVPLPATVFAPPLSGADDEGAPAPNVPADAPTTLMTGGTPPPKRGPGTPPDAEDIADAATSKAVAPPRAPRPSTVPPPPSAPGIPGVRPVAPPPVSGPGAPGVPAAGYVPTQLAPAVGGPGMPQPPAPPGPLTPSGPPGPPTPPGPPAQPGVPAPPGPPGPPAPPGPRGDVHHAETVFAAPPVGPPVGGMPGVPVGPPGPPPPVAGVPGPGVVPPPPPAYGYPQQPAQPPTVGPGYQAVLRYRAPDGSEQQLIRRSAPGTPHPEWQMLYELRGMNVPPQQVIELHTELESCELPGGYCARMIREMWPQVRITSVAPYGTDHASRQQGMRHLLTHQGELHQVADGPARPAPVRAPLPPVQPAPPVGPEGVAEELLQAFGPQGVLRFDERAVSRQGVPETVGRTLVWAGLPADFGPFFWAQPGQPVVPTLAELAAQRQVRPAPDAGAYLVMGTDFGRAICVQYGTANIVAVPVEAGPGGQSVLPQFVNTGLPEFVRCMALLGRMWRLRYGLNPEQAGRWTVDFQAALAALDPAALASPESWWSVLLEQMWDGLI
- a CDS encoding valine--tRNA ligase; the protein is MTDETQQQTAPTSELPTQYTPAEVEGPLYERWVERGYFEVDAKSEKPPYTIVIPPPNVTGSLHLGHAFEHTLIDALTRRKRMQGYESLWQPGMDHAGIATQNVVERELAKEGKSRHDLGREAFVERVWEWKAESGGQIAGQMRRLGAGLAWSRDRFTMDEGLSRAVQTVFKKMFDDGLIYRAERIINWCPRCLTAISDIEVDYQDDDGELVSMEYGEGDDTIVVATTRAETMLGDTAVAVHPDDERYAHLIGKRIKLPLTDRTIPVVADTHVDPEFGTGAVKVTPAHDPNDFAIGQRHDLDSIEVLDERGIITAHGPFEGLDRFEARSAIVAALRAEGRIVAEKRPYVHSVGHCSRCKTTLEPRLSLQWWVKVETLAEAAGDAVRDGRVDIHPAELSQRYFDWVDNLNDWCISRQLWWGHRIPVWHGPNGETVCVGPDEQPPTGEGWTQDTDVLDTWFSSGLWPFSTMGWPERTPDLEKFYPNSVLVTGYDLMFFWVARMMMFGLYAMDGEVPFRTIAFHGMVRDEFGKKMSKSFGNTVNPLDWMDKYGSDALRFTLARGANPGTDVPIGEDWVQASRNFANKIWNATRFALMNGATVEGELPPAEQLSATDRWILSRLNTVVAEADAYYDDYQFAKLADFLYHFAWDEVFDWYVELSKTTFFAGGDAAKASARVLGEVLDVTLRLLHPIVPFVTDTLWTTLTGRESVVIADWPADSGFRDAGAEAEIESLQRVITEVRRFRSDQGLQPGQKVPARLDLSGTRLAAHEAAIRQLLRLQPEGDGFNATATLPVAGATVALDLSGTIDVAAEHKRLTKDLAGAEKEKAQALGKLGNEAFIAKAPDNVVEKIRTRLAKAEEDIVRLRNQIGNLPPAQ